The following is a genomic window from Antechinus flavipes isolate AdamAnt ecotype Samford, QLD, Australia chromosome 3, AdamAnt_v2, whole genome shotgun sequence.
tacttagtacttagtatggcgATGTCATGGTTCTACAATTGTAGATTCTACAATTGTAATTGTAACAGGTTATTAAAGGGCTAAGAGAACTGATGTAGCGTCCCCCCTCTGCATCCTAACACTCTTCAACTACTCTCATCACCCCCACtccatcttccatttctttcttcaaccaCAGTCCCTTCTGCTTCCACAATCCCATTCCTAGTCTTAACCCTGTCTAACTCACACCCATTGTTCTATGCTAGATAAAAATGATGGCTCCAGTGCCCCCACAGACTGCCTCTGAACCTGGCACAGAGTGCTCCCAGAACCCTCACACAGAGGAGGTGGCCCCTTGGCGCTATGGCCCTGCCAAGCTTTGGTACGACATGCTGGACATCCCTCCCCATGGGAGAGGTTTCGATTATGGATTTAAACTGAAAGAAAAGTcacaagaggaggaggagcaggcaACCCAAACCAACAACCCCCTGCTGGAGGATGAAAACTTCCTGATGGTCACTCAGAAATCCTGGGAAGATGACATTATCTGGGATAACAGAGATTTCCAAGAGCCCTGCTCAAATGACCAGAAAGCAGCTCTTGCAGGGTGGATTCCCTCTGAAAAGAACAGATTGCTCAAAACAGGTCAGAAAAAACTGGGATAATCATAGAAATGAGCCAGGGGGAGTTGAAATGGGTTTGGATTGTGGTTCTAGGGATGGGGGTATgtataaaaatggggaaaatcctGACATTGAGATGGAGCTGGAGATGAGAGTGGGGTAGGCAAGGGCAGAGCCAAGGTGTtggagaggacacatgtttctttctgacctttgcTCATGACCCTCAGACTAATGACCAAATCCAGCCaatgaattagttctggactggtaGAATCCACGAACATTAGGAGTGTAACAAACTACcaccagaagataattttgaagatagccagaaaaggtctgtttcaatcaaaCACGGAGGCAGGAGGGCCAAGCTCAGGCAGGCCGAGCACAGACCCAGGCTCTGGGGGCTCTATGTCAGAGAATCTGCAGGGAGGAATCTATGGCAGCAGTGTTGGCTGCAAGTCAgtggatcagcagagaagttcTAAAACACCTGACACAAACGCAGAGGGTAAAGACTCCCCCGAAATGGggagtctcacaggacctggccacgcTCACCCAGAACCTGGAGTGAGTCAGCACGGACCCAGTACAGCCTCGGCTGCTTATAGAAGGAGCTTGGGACACTTCCTCTGCCCTAAAAGCAggggaattggaaaaataaataaataaataaaaaagcaaaaaaaactcTGACCAGAGATCGATtttattgtgaaagaaaagaacagatttcaaacctttaggagactaaaagcagattgtctccagatgaagctccaaagggtgatataaattggtcctcatcacacaaggctctcctagaagaaattaaaaaggatcttaaaagagagctagaaaaaaatgaggaaaggaaataactttgcaagaaggtttggaaaaggggaaacagaaattatctgaagaaaactcacTACAgaatagtgaaatggaaataacataactccttaaaaatagatttgacaaaatggaaaaaaaaataattctttaaaaaacagaatatgtgaaatggaaaaagaaaataactctttaaactgaatttttgaaatggaaaaaaaaatccatagaacaaaataactcatttaaaaattcaattggagatagatggtcaaaggatatgaacagacaattttcaggtgaagaaattgaaactatttctaggcatatgaaaagatgctccaaatcactattgatcagagaaatgcaaattaagacaactcttgagataccactacacacctatcagattggctaagatgacaggaaaagataatgacgagtattggaggggatgtgggaaaactgggacactgatgcattgttggtggagttgtgaatggatccagccattctggaaagcaatagggaactatgccccaaaactGTGCCTATCCTTTaactcagcagtgttactactgactttatatcccaaagagatattaaagaagggaaagggacttgtatgtgcaagaatgtttgtggcaggtctctttgtagtggccagaaactggaaactgagtggatgcccatcaactggagaatggctgaataaattgtgtaatatgaatattatggaatattattgttcgataagaaatgaccagcagccaaatcattattaatcagagaaatgcaaattaagacaactctgaggtaccactacacacctgtcagattggctagagtgacagggaaagataatggggaatgttggaggggatgtgggaaaacagggacactgatacattgttggtggagttgtgaacacatccagccattctggagagcaatttggaactatgctcaaaaagttatcaaactgtgcctaccctttgatccagcactgtttctactgggcttataccccaaagaaacactaaagaagggaaagggacctgtatgtgccaaaatgtttgtggcagccctgtttgtagtggctagaagctggaaaatgaatggatgcccatccattggagaatggctgggtaaattgtggtatatgaacattatggaatattattgctctgtaaggaatgaccagcaggatgaatacagagaggcttggagagatctacatggactgatgctaagtgaaatgagcagaaccaggagatcattatatactttgacaatgatactgtttgaggatggattctgatggaaggggatctcttcgataaagagagctaattcagtttcaattgatcaaagatggacagaagcagctacactcaaagaaagaacactgggaaatgaatataaactgcttgcatttttgtttttcttcctgggttatttataccttctgaatccaattctccctgtgcaacaagaaaactgttcggttctgcacacatatattgtatctaggatatactgtaacctattgaacatgtaaaggactgcttgccatctgggggagggggtggaggaagggaggggaaaaatcggaacagaagtgagtgcaagggataatgctgtaaaaaattaccctggcatgggttctatcaataaaaagttattaaaaaaaaaagaaagtcacatAGAAagataagtataaatataataataaacataatgttcataaaataataatggataatgtttatataatatttaactttacaaaataaatgtaaattatcacatttgatccttacaataaaaaaaaatgaccagcaggaggatttcagccTGGGGAgacctgagtgaaatgagcagaaccaggagcaacaacaaaactatatgatcatcaattctgatggatgtggctcttcagcaatgagatgaaccaaatcagttccaatagagcagtaatgaagtgaaccagctatacctagtgaaagaactctgggagatgactaagaaccgttacatagaattcccaatctttctatttttgtctgcctgcattttgatttccttcacagtctaatagtacactatttctgagtctgattctttttgtacagcaaaataacggtttggacatgtatacttattttgtatttaatttatactttaacatatttaacatgtattggtcaacctgccatctaggggaggggatggggggaaggaggggaaaatttggaatagaaggttttgcaaaggtcaatgctgaaaaattacccatgcatatactttttttaaagctataataattaaaaaataataatagagttTCTAatgataagataaaaataaaaaataaaaattcaattggacaaatacaaaaagaagtaaaaaaagtaaataatttcactaaaaatcagaactgaacaaatggaaatgaatgagacGTCAAGAATcggtcaaacaaaaccaaaaaaaagaaaaaatagaaaaaatagaaaatacctacttgggaaaacaactaacctggaaaatagatctaggagagataatccaaggattattggactttttgAAAAccaggatgaaaaaaagagcctagacactattttcaggaaatcatcaaagagaactgcctggatgtcatataatcaaaaggtaaaacagccattgaaaaaattcactgaacacctcctgaaatagactccaaaattaaaattccaaggaatattgtggctaaatttcagaactattggaccaaggaaaaatattacaagcagccagaaaataGCAATTCAAATACTCAGAACTTagtagcttccaccttaaaggatcaaagggcctggaatctgatattctgaaagggagTGGGTAGGCTTGGAGGCAGGGTCTGGGATAGggataaaaatgaagagaaaaatgtgtTTTTGGGAATAGAGATGAGAACAGTAACAGGAATGGGATTGGTGATAGATCTAAATAATTAGGATTTAGCTCTAATTGGAGCTGACTCTAATCTAGTTACCCTGACCTTCATCCCACTCTGCTCCCTCTGTAGGTGGCCATGATCTTTCCCAGCCTGGTGGGTCGATTTTCATCCCTGAGAGCGAAGACCTAATCTATGGCCAATGGGAAGACAACATTATTTGGGATGCCCAAGCCATGACCAAACCATTGTATCCTACAGTCCTAACCCTTAATGAAGATGATGAGAACCTCCTTCTGGGTACGATGGTTTTTATGGTCTAGTTTCATTATCCACCTGTTCCAGCAGGACCCTAAAACGCCTCCACACTGGCTAATGTGGCTATGGGTCCTGGGGAAATGCCTGGTGGGGAACAAGGCCGGAGTAGGAAGGCAATATGTAGGAGTAGCTTGGGGCTCTCTTTGGTGATAATGGGCTCCTGCTTTTCCAGCTGAGGCGCCTAGGTTGTGTTCATGAAGATTGGACTAGCTGTCCCTCGGGGGCCTTCCAGTTTTGAGTGTAAGACTGAGGAATTGGGTGTTTGAATACCAGGGAGAATTCCCTGAGCTCCCAAGATTAGGTCACCTTGCTCAAGGGGCAGGATGGCCCAGTGGAAGGAGTTTTGTCCCATTACACAAATCTTAGTCAACTATAAATCAGTCaccctcttctttttccccccagTTGATATCACGGAGCCTGTGGAAGCAGAGACGCCAGCTCCTAAATCACTGACCCCAAAGGGGTCTTTGACAAAGAACCAAATCATGTTCACATGCGGCATTATGGAAATGGATGAGGCTGAGCAGGTGAGCGTCTGGGGGCTCCGAGGGCTTCAGGAGTGACAGCTGAGGGGGAAGACCCCTGAAATTAGGTAACCAGTTCATCCCTACCACGCAATAAGCACTATTATAGGTCATCCATCCTTTTTTGGAAAGATCTCCAGAGAGAAGAAAACTTGCCTTTGGCTCACTTATTAGAGACCTTTTCCTTCTATAAAGTCTAAATTCATCTATCTGAAACTTGCACACGCCAGTTCTGACTCTAGCCCCCGTAATCAAGCAACACAAGACTGATCCCTATCCATTGTCCAGTCCTTCCAAGGTTTTCCCCAGCTAATCATCAGTAGATTTCCCCCCATTGCTTTCCTCCCATCCTGGTCATCCTTCTAGAACTTCCAACTTGCCAAGGTTTGTAtgactctgtttctctcctttttttccctctttctcctgctccttttctttcccctctttctttatgtctctctccCTGCCCTTCTTTCACATGAGGGTgcataatcacacacacacacacacacacacacacacacaactctgcTCTGCTACAAAGGGCAGATGTAGGAGCCATGGCTAGAAGGTACAGAGAGACAACTATAGGGTTACTGTCAGCATAAGTGTCCTAACAATTTGGGGTCCCAGCGTCACTGGGAGATGCCTGATGACTTCTTGTGAGGATCCTTCTTCAAGGATGTCTTGTGACTTGATGGTGTCTGGGGTCTCCTGAGATTCTGTTACAAAGCTACCATAGCAGATAATATATGCAATCTTAGGGCCCACAGGACACTCCctttttaaggaagaaagaaaatatacttctgCCTCCCTCTTAAGCCAGGATTGGCTGTTGCAGTAGCCAAGTGCAGATACACCTTAAGGTGCTTTTTGCTTATTCTATTGTCACCCCGTTGTTTCTCTCCAGCCTCTAGTCCAGCTAAAAGCCAAGGACCCCTGGAACCTGTCCAATGATGAATTTTACTTCCCCCAGCAGCATGGCCTTGAGATTTCCTTCAGAGTCCCTATGATCCAGGTGAGATTCCCagacatttttctcatttcctgtCTCCCCTATGTTGGTTCAAGAACTTTTCTAGGGAAGATGCTTTAAATGTGAGCTGTGTCAAGTTCCATCCCCAGGTAGGAGGCAGGCAGATTTGGG
Proteins encoded in this region:
- the LOC127557575 gene encoding transcription initiation factor TFIID subunit 1-like, which codes for MEKEDMDLLSKDSNSSSSEDSPVDSSSSEEDNGHKEDGQDQGALWGGTSQPLVTELWPQFKPGKTLRFLQLFEPQKKPSMWEKVRKRMKKKKDQRRQCPSEPNKGGPQLGRPPEPEECLTDDEIKMMAPVPPQTASEPGTECSQNPHTEEVAPWRYGPAKLWYDMLDIPPHGRGFDYGFKLKEKSQEEEEQATQTNNPLLEDENFLMVTQKSWEDDIIWDNRDFQEPCSNDQKAALAGWIPSEKNRLLKTGQKKLG